In the Balearica regulorum gibbericeps isolate bBalReg1 chromosome 3, bBalReg1.pri, whole genome shotgun sequence genome, CCAGTACAAGTGGATCCACTGGGAGGTGAGCCGGGGCCGGGGACACGGACACACGCATGCACGCATGCATTCACGCCCACTCGCACGCACACATGCACGTGCACGCAagcacacacacgtgcacacataTGCATGCAcgcgcacacacgcacatgcacacacgcaTACCCCCGGGGCCCCCGGGGCAGGCGGAGCCGGTGCCAGGCCGTGCCCGCCCGCAGGCCCGTAACGCGGCGGAGCAGGCGGAGATGATGCGGCGGGTGGAGCGGTACAACGGGGCCCGGCCGCCGGCCGAGCGGGTCCGCACCTCGGTGGAGGTGGAGAAGCCGCgggaggagctgctgccgcTGATGGGCCTGGGCCACGTGGTGCGGGGCGGGGCCACCGGGCATGGGCGGGGCCACCGGGCATGGGCGGGGCCACGGGCCGGGCCGTGGGGATACGGGGGCGGGGCCAtgggcggggaggggcgggatGGGGGCGGGGCATGCACCAATGGGCGGGGTCGAGGGCCGCGGGGGGCGGGGCTACCGGCCATGGGCGGGGTCacggggcagcggggccgggagacagtgggggggctcgggggggggggggggggggtgtgcagggATGGGGGTGTCGGGGACCAGCGGGTGcagccggggagcggggggcacAGTGGGTGCCGCAGTGTGTCAGTGTctggcgggggggtgggggttcACGGTGGGGGTGCCGCAGCGCGTGGCCGGGCTCTGGGGGCGCAGGCGCCCCGCACGGCTGGGGGTGTGGGGttgccgcccccccgccccagccccccTCCCGCAGGTGTTCATCAGCAAGGACCTGGCCCAGCACTTCGGGTACCGCTCGGCCCCCGAGGCGCTGCGGGGGCTGCACAGCCGCGTGCAGCCGGGgtacggggcgggggggatcggggcgggggggggggggcacggccgTGCCCTGCACTCACCAAaacccccccctcaccccccccaggGCCACCCTGATCTGCGCCTGGGCCGAGGAGGGGGCCGACGCCCTGGGGCCCGGCGGGGAGCTGGTGCACTCGGACGCCTTCCCCCCCGAGACGCTGGTGGACACGCTGGGGGCCGGGGACACCTTCAACGCCGCCGTCATCTTCGCACTCTCGGCAGGTgggcacggcccggcccggcccggcacagcccggcacggcacagccccggcacagcccggcccggcggggctgacaccccctgctccccagggagaAGCCTGCAGGACGCCCTCACCTTCGGCTGCCGCATCGCGGGCAGGAAGTGCGGGATCCAGGGCTACGACGGCATCGTCTGAGCCGGGCGGCCCGTGCCCCGACACCCCCCCGGGCACGCCACCCCCGctgcaccccccaccccgctgcacccccagccctgctgccaatAAAGccccggctgcccccccccccccccgcggcctCCCGCGCCCCCCGGCTCTGCTCGGCCCCGCACCCACCACGGCCCGGGCCAGCGGCAGCGCCTGTATTTCTGCGTCCCGCCGTGTTACAGCGGCAACCGCGcggtcccggccccgccgcaggctggggacaccccccaccaccccccccgcgGGCTCCCGAGCGGGGCAGGGAGCGGCCGGGACACCGcggggctggcacagccctgcccacagcacccccaccccccccgcctaCCCCTCCCCGGGGTCCCCCCAAACTGGAGCTGCCTCCCCCTCGGGGGCTCCAGCCTCGGGGGCTTCCTCTGCCTCGACGGCTTCAGCGGCACGGCCTTCAGCCTCGGGGGCTTCCTCCACCGCCACGGCTTCGGCCTGGGGGGCTCCAG is a window encoding:
- the KHK gene encoding ketohexokinase isoform X1, with translation MAAGAAARRDQGGEKRILCVGLVCLDIISVVEAYPAEDSDTRCVSQRWQRGGNASNSCTVLSLLGAPCAFMGSLAAGHAADFITADFRRRGVDVTHVAWQPRGDVPCACCVVSTANGSRTIVLYDTNLPDVTARDFERVDLSQYKWIHWEARNAAEQAEMMRRVERYNGARPPAERVRTSVEVEKPREELLPLMGLGHVVFISKDLAQHFGYRSAPEALRGLHSRVQPGATLICAWAEEGADALGPGGELVHSDAFPPETLVDTLGAGDTFNAAVIFALSAGRSLQDALTFGCRIAGRKCGIQGYDGIV
- the KHK gene encoding ketohexokinase isoform X3 → MAAGAAARRDQGGEKRILCVGLVCLDIISVVEAYPAEDSDTRCVSQRWQRGGNASNSCTVLSLLGAPCAFMGSLAAGHAAENLPDVTARDFERVDLSQYKWIHWEARNAAEQAEMMRRVERYNGARPPAERVRTSVEVEKPREELLPLMGLGHVVFISKDLAQHFGYRSAPEALRGLHSRVQPGATLICAWAEEGADALGPGGELVHSDAFPPETLVDTLGAGDTFNAAVIFALSAGRSLQDALTFGCRIAGRKCGIQGYDGIV
- the KHK gene encoding ketohexokinase isoform X2 produces the protein MAAGAAARRDQGGEKRILCVGLVCLDIISVVEAYPAEDSDTRCVSQRWQRGGNASNSCTVLSLLGAPCAFMGSLAAGHAADFVLADLRRYGVDVGHVVPQPGGCLPASVVIASASRGTRTILHAHGNLPDVTARDFERVDLSQYKWIHWEARNAAEQAEMMRRVERYNGARPPAERVRTSVEVEKPREELLPLMGLGHVVFISKDLAQHFGYRSAPEALRGLHSRVQPGATLICAWAEEGADALGPGGELVHSDAFPPETLVDTLGAGDTFNAAVIFALSAGRSLQDALTFGCRIAGRKCGIQGYDGIV